The Pseudolabrys sp. FHR47 genome contains a region encoding:
- a CDS encoding LLM class flavin-dependent oxidoreductase codes for MTNRKSIGFLSFGHWTSSPQSGTRSAADALTQSIELAIAAEELGADGAYFRVHHFARQLGSPFPLLAAVGARTSRIEIGTAVIDMRYENPFYMAEDAGSADLISGGRLQLGISRGSPEQVIDGYRYFGYVPPEGMTDADMARRHTEVFLELLKGEGFAKPNPRPMFPNPPGLLRLEPFSEGLRQRIWWGSSTNATAQWAAKLGMHLQSSTLKIDESGKPFHVQQAEQIRLYRDAWKEAGHAGTPRVSVSRSIFAIVSDRDRMYFGHDESEDQIGLLSATERAIFGRSYAAEPDKLIEQLKGDEAIAEADTLLLTVPNQLGVDYNAHVIEAMLKHVAPGMGWR; via the coding sequence ATGACCAACCGCAAATCGATCGGCTTTCTCTCCTTCGGCCACTGGACGTCGTCGCCGCAGTCCGGCACGCGCAGCGCCGCCGACGCGCTTACGCAATCCATCGAGCTGGCCATCGCGGCCGAAGAGCTGGGCGCCGACGGCGCCTATTTCCGGGTGCATCATTTCGCGCGGCAGCTCGGCTCGCCGTTTCCGCTACTGGCGGCGGTCGGCGCGCGCACATCGAGGATCGAGATCGGCACCGCCGTCATCGACATGCGCTACGAGAACCCGTTCTACATGGCGGAGGATGCCGGCAGCGCCGACCTCATCAGCGGCGGGCGCCTGCAGCTCGGCATTTCGCGCGGCTCGCCGGAACAGGTGATCGACGGCTATCGCTATTTCGGCTACGTGCCGCCCGAGGGCATGACCGATGCCGACATGGCGCGGCGGCACACCGAAGTGTTTCTCGAACTGCTCAAGGGCGAGGGCTTCGCCAAGCCGAATCCGCGGCCGATGTTTCCCAACCCGCCGGGTTTGCTGCGGCTTGAGCCGTTCTCCGAAGGCTTGCGCCAGCGCATCTGGTGGGGCTCATCGACCAACGCCACGGCGCAGTGGGCGGCCAAGCTCGGCATGCATCTGCAGTCATCGACCCTGAAGATCGACGAGAGCGGCAAGCCGTTTCATGTGCAGCAGGCCGAGCAGATCCGGCTCTATCGCGACGCGTGGAAGGAGGCGGGCCATGCGGGCACACCGCGGGTGTCGGTGTCGCGTTCGATCTTCGCCATCGTCTCGGATCGCGACCGGATGTATTTCGGTCACGACGAAAGCGAGGACCAGATCGGCCTGCTCAGCGCGACGGAGCGCGCGATCTTCGGCCGCTCTTATGCCGCTGAGCCGGACAAGCTCATCGAACAACTGAAGGGCGATGAAGCCATCGCCGAGGCCGACACCTTGTTGCTGACGGTGCCGAACCAGCTCGGCGTCGATTACAACGCCCATGTCATCGAGGCGATGTTGAAGCACGTCGCGCCGGGGATGGGCTGGCGCTAG
- a CDS encoding pyruvate, phosphate dikinase — MHIARIGGGSAEQPAADMIGSKAANLARMAALGLPVPPAFVLPIDLCAAIVAGESEARAAVGNALRDGIAFLEQTTGRKFGDKRNPLLVSVRSGAARSMPGMLDTVLDVGCAPAVVDGLIRMSGNARFAWDCRRRFIESFAQIVLRLAPAPFARKLDELIAAEHAGGEHGLDSETLERLAAEYRQIVENEDEVLPDDPMQQLEAATHAVYRSWISPRAVTYRKLQGLDDLMGTAVTVQAMVYGNRNFRSGSGVAFSRDPSTGAGEPVIDVLFAAQGEDVVSGQRTPDNEAALGRRLPDVARELREVLGLLERDFADVQDVEFTIEDGKLWVLQTRAAKRTPRAALRIAIDLVHEGLIGREEALRRLDGEPFERLSRQHLSNIGTPAAWGISASPGIAVGRATFNSERAVALAESGAPVILLRPDTSTADVAGFSAAAGIVTAVGGRTAHAALVARQMGKPCVVGCATLTVDTNGQGARLGETSIKEGDWLSIEGETGAIYLGRGTVITEQAEAELAEIESWRSKVA, encoded by the coding sequence ATGCACATCGCCCGTATCGGCGGCGGCTCGGCCGAACAGCCCGCGGCAGATATGATTGGCAGCAAAGCCGCCAATCTCGCGCGCATGGCCGCGCTCGGCCTGCCCGTTCCGCCTGCTTTCGTGCTGCCGATCGATCTGTGCGCGGCCATCGTGGCCGGTGAATCCGAAGCGCGTGCTGCCGTCGGAAACGCCTTGCGCGACGGCATCGCCTTCCTGGAGCAGACGACGGGACGAAAATTCGGAGACAAGCGCAATCCCTTGCTCGTTTCGGTGCGTTCCGGCGCGGCACGCTCGATGCCCGGCATGCTCGACACCGTTCTCGATGTCGGCTGCGCGCCGGCGGTGGTCGACGGACTGATCCGCATGAGTGGCAATGCCCGCTTTGCCTGGGACTGCCGGCGTCGTTTCATCGAAAGCTTCGCCCAAATCGTGCTCCGGCTCGCCCCCGCGCCGTTCGCAAGGAAGCTCGATGAACTCATTGCCGCCGAGCATGCCGGCGGCGAGCACGGGCTCGACAGCGAGACGCTTGAGCGTCTTGCGGCCGAGTACAGACAGATCGTCGAGAACGAAGACGAAGTGCTGCCCGACGATCCTATGCAACAGCTCGAAGCCGCCACCCACGCCGTCTACCGCTCGTGGATAAGTCCCCGTGCAGTGACCTATCGCAAACTTCAGGGCCTCGACGATCTTATGGGCACCGCCGTAACCGTACAGGCGATGGTCTATGGCAATCGTAATTTCCGGTCCGGTTCGGGTGTCGCCTTTTCGCGCGACCCTTCGACCGGCGCCGGCGAGCCTGTGATCGATGTGCTGTTCGCCGCGCAAGGCGAAGACGTCGTTTCTGGCCAGCGCACGCCCGACAATGAAGCGGCACTGGGACGGCGCCTGCCGGATGTAGCGCGGGAATTGCGCGAGGTCCTCGGCCTGCTCGAGCGCGATTTCGCCGACGTGCAGGACGTCGAATTCACCATCGAAGACGGCAAGCTCTGGGTCTTGCAGACCCGGGCCGCCAAGCGCACGCCCCGCGCGGCGCTACGAATTGCCATCGATCTCGTTCATGAAGGCCTGATCGGTAGAGAAGAGGCCTTGCGGCGTCTCGATGGTGAGCCCTTCGAACGGCTGTCGCGCCAGCATCTCAGCAACATCGGAACACCGGCTGCGTGGGGCATCTCGGCTTCGCCCGGCATCGCCGTCGGTCGCGCGACGTTCAATTCCGAACGAGCGGTCGCCCTCGCCGAATCCGGTGCGCCCGTCATATTGCTGCGGCCCGACACCAGCACGGCCGATGTCGCCGGTTTTTCGGCAGCCGCCGGCATCGTCACGGCGGTTGGCGGTCGCACGGCGCACGCCGCGCTGGTCGCCAGACAGATGGGCAAGCCGTGCGTCGTCGGCTGCGCGACGCTGACCGTCGACACCAACGGACAAGGCGCCAGGCTTGGCGAAACGTCGATCAAGGAAGGTGACTGGCTATCGATCGAAGGCGAGACCGGAGCGATCTATCTCGGCCGCGGCACGGTGATTACCGAACAGGCCGAAGCCGAACTTGCCGAAATCGAAAGCTGGCGTAGCAAGGTCGCCTGA
- a CDS encoding efflux RND transporter periplasmic adaptor subunit, producing MEKGPNRARLWGAGLVAITVVAAAGAYMLLPVTDNPGKAVAAAPPPAAPVSVAIVEPKSVKLWDEFSGRLEAVERVDIRSRVSGAVEAVHFREGALVNKGDILITIDPAPYKAEVMRAEAQLAATQARSALTQTDLERGKQLIDSRTVSQRDLDQRENAAREAEANVRASQASLESAQLNLDYTQIRAPVAGRVGRLNVTVGNLVPAGSSGPVLTTLVSVNPIYASFDADEASIRRALGSLPTQTARNEIDRIPVQMVLGDSDTPRQGKLNLIDNQVATATGTVRVRAVFDNSDGALIPGQFARLFLGRADDKPVLLVSERAIGTDQDKRYVLIVDKDKKAAYREVALGSAVDGLRVIRDGLSAGDQVIVSGLMRVRPGAPVEPKLVPMLASNDQTNRQ from the coding sequence ATGGAAAAGGGACCGAACCGTGCGCGCCTCTGGGGCGCGGGGCTGGTTGCCATCACGGTCGTCGCGGCGGCAGGCGCTTACATGCTGCTGCCGGTGACGGACAATCCGGGCAAGGCGGTGGCCGCAGCGCCGCCGCCCGCTGCTCCGGTTTCCGTCGCCATCGTCGAGCCGAAATCCGTCAAACTCTGGGATGAGTTCTCCGGCCGCCTCGAAGCGGTCGAGCGCGTCGACATTCGTTCGCGCGTCTCCGGGGCGGTCGAGGCGGTGCACTTCCGCGAAGGCGCCCTGGTCAACAAGGGCGACATCCTGATCACCATTGATCCCGCCCCCTACAAGGCCGAGGTCATGCGGGCCGAAGCTCAGCTCGCGGCGACGCAGGCGCGCTCCGCGCTGACGCAGACCGATCTCGAACGCGGCAAACAGCTCATCGACTCGCGCACCGTGTCACAACGCGATCTCGATCAGCGCGAGAACGCCGCACGCGAGGCCGAAGCCAATGTGCGCGCGTCGCAGGCAAGTCTCGAATCGGCTCAGCTCAATCTCGACTACACCCAGATTCGCGCGCCGGTCGCCGGCCGTGTCGGTCGGCTCAATGTCACCGTCGGCAATCTCGTCCCCGCCGGATCCTCGGGTCCGGTGCTGACCACCCTTGTCTCGGTCAATCCGATCTATGCGAGCTTCGACGCCGATGAGGCTTCGATCCGCCGAGCGCTCGGCTCTCTGCCGACGCAGACGGCGCGTAACGAGATCGACCGCATTCCGGTGCAGATGGTCTTGGGCGACAGCGACACGCCGCGGCAGGGTAAACTGAATCTGATCGACAACCAGGTTGCCACGGCCACCGGTACGGTGCGTGTGCGCGCCGTGTTCGACAACAGCGATGGCGCCTTGATCCCGGGCCAGTTCGCCCGCCTCTTCCTCGGCCGCGCCGACGACAAGCCGGTGCTGCTGGTCAGCGAACGCGCCATCGGTACCGACCAGGACAAGCGTTATGTACTGATCGTCGACAAGGACAAGAAGGCCGCCTATCGCGAAGTCGCTCTCGGCTCGGCGGTCGATGGCCTGCGCGTCATCCGTGACGGCCTGTCGGCCGGCGACCAGGTGATCGTTTCGGGCCTGATGCGGGTACGCCCCGGCGCTCCGGTCGAGCCCAAGCTGGTGCCGATGCTCGCCTCCAACGACCAGACGAACCGCCAGTAA
- a CDS encoding TetR/AcrR family transcriptional regulator, which translates to MDKALDVFWRNGYEGTSISELTQAMGISPPSLYAAFGNKEKLFHTALDRYAEVRKQLWADLKKEPTARAMMERLFNLVIDFYATEGNPNCCMLVKLQTAECDTVLAEHLSAKRAESEAVLLERFAMAKADGELPNDVEAKDLAGYFMTVLDGLSVRAAAGASREELQKVANLAMRSWPGK; encoded by the coding sequence TTGGACAAGGCCTTGGACGTGTTCTGGCGCAACGGATACGAGGGTACCTCGATCTCCGAGCTCACCCAGGCGATGGGTATCAGCCCACCGAGTCTCTATGCCGCCTTCGGTAATAAAGAGAAGCTCTTTCACACGGCGCTCGACCGGTATGCCGAAGTCCGCAAGCAGCTCTGGGCCGATCTCAAGAAGGAGCCTACCGCTCGCGCGATGATGGAGCGCTTGTTCAACCTCGTGATCGATTTTTACGCGACGGAAGGCAATCCGAACTGTTGCATGCTGGTGAAGCTGCAAACGGCCGAATGCGACACAGTATTGGCCGAGCACCTGAGCGCCAAGCGCGCCGAGAGTGAAGCGGTTCTGCTGGAGCGCTTCGCCATGGCCAAAGCGGATGGCGAGTTGCCGAACGATGTCGAGGCGAAGGATCTTGCCGGCTATTTCATGACGGTGCTGGACGGCCTTTCGGTGCGCGCCGCTGCCGGCGCCAGCCGCGAGGAACTGCAAAAGGTCGCAAATCTCGCAATGCGTAGCTGGCCAGGAAAATAG
- a CDS encoding efflux RND transporter permease subunit, with product MNFSRFFIDRPIFAGVLSVLIFLAGLLALRSMPISEYPEVVPPSVVVRATYPGANPRVIAETVATPIEESVNGVEGMLYMNSQATTDGAMNLTVTFALGTDPDKATQLVQNRVAQAEARLPEEVRQLGITTTKSSPDLTMVVHLLSPNGRYDMTYLRNYGILNVKDRLSRIPGVGTVQLFGAGDYAMRVWLDPQKIAARGLSAGDIVREIRAQNVQAAAGIVGASPGVPGLDLQLSLNAQGRLDTVEDFGDIIVRTGVDGQITRLKDVARLELGSADYSLRSLLDNKDAVAIGIMQAPGSNALDISQNVRKVMAELKPAMPDGVDYSIVYDPTQFIRASIEAVVHTLLEAIALVVLVVILFLQTWRASIIPLLAVPVSIIGTFAVMYLLGFSINALSLFGLVLAIGIVVDDAIVVVENVERNIENGLSARDATYQAMKEVSGPIVAIALVLVAVFVPLAFISGLSGQFYNQFALTIAISTVISAINSLTLSPALAALLLKGHDAPKDRLSRAMDKVLGPFFRLFNKGFTRSTQAYTGGVKGLLGRKAVVMGVYAVLVGLTLGLFNIVPGGFVPAQDKQYLVGFAQLPDGATLDRTEDVIRKMSDIALKEPGVESAVAFPGLSIAGFTNSSNAGIVFVTLKPFAERTTPNLSGGAIAMALNRKFFGIDEAFIAMFPPPPVMGLGTIGGFKLQIEDRAGLGYKALDDATKAFLGKAYQTPELAGLFTSFRVNVPQLYADIDRTAARQLSVAVPDIFETLQAYLGSVYVNDFNKFGRTYSVRVQADAKYRAHAEDIARLQVRSTTGQMVPLGAVLKMKTTAGPERAQRYNGFLAADISGGPAPGYSSGQAQEAIERIAKETLPAGISYEWTELTYQQILAGNSAVLIYPIAILLVFLVLAALYESLVLPVAIMLIVPMGLMAAMIGVWLTGGDNNIFTQIGLFVLVGLSAKNAILIVEFARELEFDGKKPFEAALEASRLRLRPILMTSMAFIMGVLPLVTSVGAGAEMRHAMGVAVFAGMIGVTLFGIFLTPVFYLLVRALSGFRPLRNHNAATEEIPAAAHAP from the coding sequence ATGAATTTCTCACGCTTTTTTATCGATCGACCGATTTTCGCTGGTGTGCTGTCGGTTCTGATTTTCCTCGCTGGCTTGCTGGCGCTGCGCTCCATGCCGATCTCGGAATATCCGGAAGTGGTGCCGCCCTCCGTCGTGGTGCGCGCGACCTATCCCGGCGCCAATCCGCGCGTCATCGCCGAGACGGTGGCAACGCCGATCGAGGAATCCGTCAACGGCGTCGAAGGCATGCTGTACATGAACAGCCAGGCGACGACTGACGGCGCGATGAACCTCACCGTCACCTTCGCGCTCGGCACCGATCCCGACAAGGCGACGCAGCTTGTGCAGAACCGCGTCGCTCAGGCCGAAGCCCGCCTGCCCGAGGAAGTGCGCCAGCTCGGCATCACGACGACCAAGAGCTCGCCCGACCTGACCATGGTCGTGCACTTGCTGTCGCCAAACGGCCGCTACGACATGACTTACCTGCGCAATTACGGCATCCTCAACGTGAAGGATCGCCTGTCGCGCATTCCGGGCGTCGGCACCGTGCAGCTCTTCGGCGCAGGCGACTACGCCATGCGCGTCTGGCTCGACCCGCAGAAGATCGCGGCGCGCGGCCTGTCGGCCGGCGACATCGTGCGCGAAATCCGAGCGCAGAACGTGCAGGCCGCCGCCGGCATCGTCGGCGCCTCGCCCGGCGTTCCGGGACTCGATCTGCAACTGTCCTTGAATGCCCAGGGCCGCCTCGACACGGTTGAGGATTTCGGCGACATCATCGTGCGCACCGGCGTCGACGGACAGATCACGCGCCTCAAGGACGTCGCGCGCCTCGAACTTGGCTCGGCCGACTACTCACTGCGCTCATTGCTCGACAACAAAGACGCCGTCGCCATCGGCATCATGCAGGCGCCGGGCTCCAACGCGCTCGACATCTCGCAGAATGTCCGCAAGGTGATGGCCGAATTGAAGCCCGCCATGCCGGACGGCGTCGATTACTCCATCGTCTACGACCCAACGCAGTTCATCAGAGCCTCGATCGAGGCCGTCGTGCACACCCTGCTCGAAGCCATCGCGCTGGTCGTGCTCGTCGTCATACTGTTCCTGCAGACCTGGCGCGCTTCGATCATCCCCCTGCTCGCCGTGCCCGTATCGATCATCGGCACGTTCGCCGTGATGTACCTGCTCGGCTTTTCCATCAACGCGCTGTCGCTGTTCGGCCTGGTGCTGGCCATCGGCATCGTGGTCGACGATGCCATCGTCGTGGTCGAAAACGTCGAACGCAACATCGAGAACGGCCTGTCGGCGCGCGATGCCACCTACCAGGCGATGAAGGAAGTGTCGGGACCGATCGTTGCCATCGCTTTGGTGCTGGTCGCGGTGTTCGTGCCGCTCGCCTTCATCAGCGGCCTGTCCGGCCAATTCTACAACCAGTTCGCGCTGACAATCGCCATCTCGACGGTGATTTCGGCGATCAACTCGCTGACCTTGTCGCCGGCCCTCGCCGCCCTGCTGCTCAAGGGCCATGACGCGCCGAAGGACCGGCTGTCGCGCGCCATGGACAAGGTGCTTGGGCCGTTCTTCCGCCTGTTCAACAAGGGCTTCACCCGCAGCACGCAGGCTTACACCGGCGGCGTCAAAGGCCTGCTCGGCCGCAAGGCCGTGGTCATGGGCGTCTATGCGGTGCTGGTCGGCCTCACCCTCGGACTGTTCAACATCGTTCCCGGCGGCTTCGTGCCGGCGCAGGACAAGCAGTACCTCGTCGGCTTTGCGCAATTGCCCGACGGCGCCACGCTCGACCGCACCGAGGACGTTATCCGCAAGATGAGCGACATCGCACTCAAGGAGCCGGGCGTCGAAAGCGCCGTCGCCTTCCCCGGCCTGTCGATCGCCGGCTTCACCAACTCGTCGAATGCCGGCATCGTCTTCGTCACGCTCAAGCCCTTCGCCGAGCGCACGACGCCGAACCTGTCCGGCGGCGCCATCGCCATGGCGCTCAACCGGAAGTTCTTCGGCATCGACGAAGCCTTCATCGCCATGTTCCCGCCGCCGCCCGTGATGGGCCTCGGCACCATCGGCGGCTTCAAGCTGCAGATCGAGGATCGCGCCGGCCTCGGCTACAAGGCCCTCGACGACGCCACCAAGGCGTTCCTCGGCAAGGCCTATCAGACGCCGGAACTGGCCGGCCTGTTCACGTCCTTCCGCGTGAACGTGCCGCAGCTTTACGCCGATATCGACCGCACCGCCGCGCGCCAGCTTTCGGTCGCGGTGCCGGATATCTTCGAGACGTTGCAGGCTTATCTCGGCTCGGTCTACGTGAACGACTTCAACAAGTTCGGCCGCACTTATTCGGTGCGCGTCCAGGCCGACGCCAAGTATCGCGCCCACGCCGAGGACATCGCCCGCCTGCAGGTGCGTTCGACCACTGGGCAGATGGTGCCGCTCGGCGCCGTGCTGAAGATGAAGACCACCGCCGGTCCGGAACGCGCGCAGCGCTACAACGGCTTCCTCGCCGCCGACATCTCCGGCGGCCCCGCCCCCGGCTATTCCTCGGGCCAGGCGCAGGAAGCGATCGAGCGCATCGCCAAGGAAACGCTGCCTGCAGGCATCAGCTACGAGTGGACCGAACTGACTTATCAGCAGATCCTCGCCGGCAACTCGGCCGTGCTGATCTATCCGATCGCGATCCTGCTGGTCTTCCTCGTTCTGGCCGCTCTCTATGAAAGCCTCGTCCTGCCGGTAGCGATCATGCTGATCGTGCCGATGGGCCTGATGGCGGCGATGATCGGCGTCTGGCTGACCGGCGGCGACAACAACATCTTCACCCAGATCGGCCTGTTCGTGCTGGTCGGCCTGTCGGCCAAGAACGCCATCCTGATCGTCGAATTCGCCCGCGAACTGGAATTCGACGGCAAGAAGCCGTTCGAGGCCGCGCTTGAGGCGAGCCGCCTGCGGCTGCGGCCGATCCTGATGACGTCGATGGCTTTCATCATGGGCGTGCTGCCGCTCGTGACCTCGGTCGGCGCCGGCGCCGAGATGCGTCACGCCATGGGCGTCGCGGTGTTCGCCGGCATGATCGGCGTCACTCTCTTCGGCATTTTCCTCACCCCGGTCTTCTATCTCTTGGTGCGCGCGCTGTCGGGCTTCCGCCCGCTGCGCAACCACAACGCCGCGACTGAGGAAATACCCGCCGCCGCTCACGCCCCCTGA
- a CDS encoding transporter, translated as MCAPIAFAMEGGQSPNLKGYRDFTSGVLPPPGVQFRQDVHVYRGQENSQISQGRLATDARNVTSILAFTVVTPTQLWGGNYAFALRAAATGASADRTVTTRLGRNSTSGDVTGFNDIVVTPFVLGWHRGNWHWNVSASIWMPAGTYDAGRIVNTGRNFWSWAPQAAITYLDREKGWEFSAAAAYLLSYENTATRSESGDIAHLDLAAMKALSPRLWGGAVGYAMSQVTGDSGAGNTLGARKAQVFGAGPAIRYVIAAGKTPVMLTAKYYREFSAQNTTQGDAGAISLRVHF; from the coding sequence ATGTGCGCTCCGATTGCCTTCGCGATGGAAGGCGGCCAGAGTCCTAATCTCAAAGGCTATCGAGACTTCACGAGCGGCGTGCTGCCGCCGCCGGGCGTACAGTTTCGGCAAGACGTCCACGTCTATCGCGGCCAGGAGAACTCGCAAATTTCCCAAGGCCGGCTCGCCACCGATGCCCGTAACGTCACGAGCATTCTGGCCTTCACCGTCGTGACGCCGACGCAGCTATGGGGCGGCAACTATGCTTTCGCTCTGCGCGCCGCTGCGACCGGTGCGTCGGCGGATCGCACCGTGACGACCCGGCTGGGGCGAAACAGTACCAGCGGCGACGTCACGGGTTTCAACGATATCGTGGTCACGCCATTCGTGCTGGGCTGGCATCGCGGCAACTGGCATTGGAATGTCTCGGCTTCGATATGGATGCCGGCCGGCACTTACGACGCAGGCCGGATCGTCAACACCGGCCGCAATTTCTGGTCCTGGGCGCCGCAGGCCGCCATCACTTATCTCGACCGCGAGAAGGGATGGGAGTTTTCGGCGGCGGCGGCCTACCTCCTCAGTTACGAGAACACAGCGACCCGCTCCGAGTCCGGCGACATCGCGCATCTCGATCTGGCGGCGATGAAGGCATTGAGCCCGCGGCTGTGGGGCGGCGCGGTCGGCTACGCCATGTCGCAGGTGACGGGCGACAGCGGCGCCGGCAATACGCTCGGTGCGCGCAAGGCTCAGGTGTTCGGGGCAGGGCCGGCGATCCGCTATGTAATCGCCGCCGGCAAAACACCGGTGATGCTGACCGCCAAGTATTATCGTGAATTCTCGGCACAAAACACGACCCAGGGCGATGCCGGCGCGATATCGCTGCGCGTGCATTTTTAA